AACTCGGCTCCCTTGCTTGCCTCTTGTCGAATCCAATACACTAATTGTTTCCCTTCTTCTAGTAATAGCCAGGTACCAAgcataatttctttgtatCTGAGAGTAGATCTCTCTCTTCTTTACgctaaaaaatttcaaatatccTACAGGGTCCCCATGATATGGCTCGATATTTTCCAAGTATTCCTTGTATTCCTCGTCATTTCGCAGCATTCTCTCCACAGCTAGTGCTTCCCAAGCTATACTCCGATACGATACTTTCTGGCGAGGCCAGCAGACGCAGAGCTCGAACATCTTTTGACAGCCCTTGCATAATCCGTATTGTGTGAACACTCCCTCTGGGCAGAAGTATATATCGATACCATAGAGGAAAAGATGTTTAATTTCGTCAGACCgaaatccaagaaactCTAATACATTCGTATTCTCAGAAGTATTGGGAAACTGTgctttcagtttctttctctctaGAAAAACCATTTGACTCCCTTTCCGCTTATATGGCTCTTTAATAATGTCAGTGACTGGATGGATTCTATTACTCTCAGCATTGCCGCCTGTATTGGCGTCCtcgttggcactagcattggcactagcgttggcactagcattggcactagcgttggcactagcgttggcactagcattggcgctagcattggcactagcgttggcactagcattggcactagcgttggcactagcattggcactagcgttggcactagcgttggcactagcattggcactagcattggcactagcgttggcactagcgttggcactagcattggcactatCAGCAGTATCAGCAGTGGTACCATCATGAATGCCCGCGTTGCTGTCCTCATCGCTGCTGCAATACTCTCTGTACCTGTCACTGCTATTTCTCTCCTGGGAACTAGACGGTAACGCGGAGACTGTGGCCTCATTTTCAGCCAATCTGTCCATTCTTTCTATCAGTTCCACTGTGTCTGCCGACAGGTCTGTCCTGGAGCCACAGCATCCAACATGCTGGCcctttttccctttctttgattcaagTCCATAGAACTCGCGCACCTGTTCGGTTATACAGCCTTCCTTAATTGGTGATAATTCACCCCTCCGATTCCTTGCCGCCCAACTGTTTTTTCTAGATAATATATAACAGAGGCCTCCATCTCTTAGTCTTCCCATGCCTTGAATGAGctcaataatattaagTCTATTATCAAGCGtgatcaccatcatcaattCCTTAATGTCAATTCCTTCAGTGACTAATTTCGTTCCGATGAGAACTCGCATGCTACCGTCAGTGACAAACTCCTCCGTGCGAGACACCTTTTCTGCAGCACCCAGCTTCCCGTGTATCCACACCACCCGGAAATACTCCCTCCAAGAGCAGGCCAATTCTTCCACTTGGTTGGTTGTGCTTGCAACTACAATGGCCTTCGACTCTGGTTCAACTTCGAACAGGGCTAAAAGAAGCTTCAGTGCTTCTTTGGGAGGTGATTCGACTTTCTTCCGGATTTTATGCACATGCCCTAAAGGCACCTCAGATTTCTCCTTAATCAGATTGAACATCTGTGTTGGATAGCTGGATAAACCTCTGCTGAGATCTTCCGACCGTTTGAGCTCGTTGATGTCCAtcgattttttgttcagtCCCGTAAGCCCAATACGCTGCAACGCAGTATCGGCTACAGCCTCAGGTGCTGTGCCGCTCAAAAAGATTGCTTTCTCGAAAGCGTCAAAATCGAGGTTAGCTATGCCCTCAAATTGCGACTGCCGGTAGACCTCCGTTTCGAAGTTGTGAAACTCATCTACAATGAGGTAACCCAACTTTACATTGTTGGTCCTAAAGGTGCACTCAACAATATTATCCCACGCAGCTATCCTGTCTGTGAACTTAGCGCTAGCAAGGTCATCGTAGATCCCCACGTATAAATCAGTAACGCCATAGtaaccttcttcaataaagtttcTGACAGGGGCCACATTCAAGCAACCGCCTCGGCTCAACCTGATCATGCAATTAGCAAGCAACACTGTGTATGGTACAAACAGAAACGACACATATTTCACGTCGCCCTTAGACGCCAGTGCTATTAAGGGGAGATGAAATAACTCCGTCTTACCATAGCCCGGGGAGGCCTGTACTGCCACAGAGGGTGTGTCCGCCATGTATATTTCATAACATAAGCGCGACTGATGCAAGTCCCTGAATTCAAAGGAGCTGCCAAAGAGTTTCTGGCCTGCGACGAGGATATCGTTTGTGCTCTTGGGCTCTCGGGGCCTTTTTCGCGTTactctcaaaatttttcgatGATCTGAACTCGCCTCACCTGCTACGTCTCCCGCATTCGCAGTACTGGAGGAACAATGGTAGTCGCTTTCAAGGCCTAACCATTGAATCCAGCGCTCAGAAGCTCGTTCCTGCAATAAAGTGGCGGTCGTTCCACTGACACTGGTTAACGAAAAGGAATCCACACCGTAGATCTTTCGCCCTGTTTGAACGGAATGATTGGCCATGAGTTCATTCGTCGCCGACTCGTACAAATCCGTTTCAAATCTGCTACCTACGCAGTGGCGCCCTAGGGCAATCAACCCCTGACGCATCTCCCGAAAATTCAGCTTCTGAGGTGCATTCTTCGGAAGTTCCATCATGTACTGCCGAAAAGTTGCATATTCAACGAGACAGCCCTTCGCGGTATTCAGAAACAAGTAGGAATACAAAACTATCCTCGAAGTATCTCGATTTGTTACTTGATCTGGATCCTCAAATCCCACGACATCCATCCAAGGATCATGTTTAAAGGCGTCATAACTGTTACCAAGCGCACATATTTGCATTTGCCTTAGCACAGtgacaaaataaaacaagtAATCTGAAGTGAGTCCGTCAAGTGTCTTTAGTCGAGGCTCCGATGAACCGTTCTTGTTATAATCAGTGTACAGTTGGATGCGTCTTGTTGTATCGTCGACGTATACGTTGCGCTGAGGACCGGCAAAAGCGAGTAGCTGAAGCTCTGGATAACGGTAAGGGTATCCCACGGCAAAATGGATCATCCACATAAGTGGCACCGTGAGCTCGTCAATTGCAACAGccactttatttttcagagcCGCGGTCATTTTGTTAGCATCTCTTCTCAACTTTGGCAGCACAATTTCACGATATTTAACAGgtatcatttgaagaaaagaatcgTTTTCCAGATACTCGTCAATTCCCCGCTTTGGCTCTCTGAACAAAACGTCTCGATTACGCAAAATGAGACTGGCAATATCAACCACTGTAGGCATATAAAAGCACTTGTTCAATTCGTCCCAAAGGCTGTCAAACTGAGCCTTGCATGCAAAGTAAAAGCCGCGGACATACTCGCGATTAAACAGTTTTCCACATACTGATATACCATCAGAAGAAGGTACCAAAGTTATTCTATAAGAGTCCTTCTGCGCGGTTTCCTGTGCTACTTCGTGGTACAGAATTTTGATCCATTTCCACATCGCAACGCCGTTGTTGTCATCAAATATATCTAAATCCTTTGCGGTGCAAGCACAAGAGGACACCAATAAAGCTTTCACGGCATCTAATGTTTTTCTGAGTCTTCGTGGAGTGTTCGGACTGCGCAACTTACATACTTTTAAGCCATGCTCGTCCACAGAGGGAATAATGGATTGTTCATTCGCAATAGATCgatcctcttcctcttcgtcacCAGCGCCACCACGGGGACCCGCCCCAAAATTAAGCGCACATGCTCGCAAGATAATATGCAAAATATCACCCAATCcgtcttttttgttcatcatATCGTTACATATCTGTGAAAAGTACTTTATCTCAGTGGGTTTACGTGGGCATAGATCACGCTTCAGCCGCCCTGTGCCGACTTTCTTACCGCCAGGTAAACTTGCTTGATATGcggaaaaaatcgaaagCTCATCTACGTGTAGTAACAAAAACATGTAGGGTGCCAAATTGTATCCATATTTCCTTATGGTGCTTTTCTGAAGACTCCTTACAATAGGCGCGCCAGAAACAAAGTTGGTGAAAGTACGCATCGTAGAGCTGTCGTT
The window above is part of the Saccharomyces kudriavzevii IFO 1802 strain IFO1802 genome assembly, chromosome: 13 genome. Proteins encoded here:
- the SKDI13G0030 gene encoding uncharacterized protein gives rise to the protein MKISDKRKFEKVNFEEFESALNNKNDLVHCHSITLFESIRTEVRSFYEDEKSSLIKVVKYRTDAMDRKRSFEKIVIAVMVKKNVQKFLTFVEDEPDFQSGPIPSKYLIPKKINLMVYTLFQVHTLKFNRKDYDTLSLFYLNRGYYSELSFRVLERCYETASSRPNDSSTMRTFTNFVSGAPIVRSLQKSTIRKYGYNLAPYMFLLLHVDELSIFSAYQASLPGGKKVGTGRLKRDLCPRKPTEIKYFSQICNDMMNKKDGLGDILHIILRACALNFGAGPRGGAGDEEEEDRSIANEQSIIPSVDEHGLKVCKLRSPNTPRRLRKTLDAVKALLVSSCACTAKDLDIFDDNNGVAMWKWIKILYHEVAQETAQKDSYRITLVPSSDGISVCGKLFNREYVRGFYFACKAQFDSLWDELNKCFYMPTVVDIASLILRNRDVLFREPKRGIDEYLENDSFLQMIPVKYREIVLPKLRRDANKMTAALKNKVAVAIDELTVPLMWMIHFAVGYPYRYPELQLLAFAGPQRNVYVDDTTRRIQLYTDYNKNGSSEPRLKTLDGLTSDYLFYFVTVLRQMQICALGNSYDAFKHDPWMDVVGFEDPDQVTNRDTSRIVLYSYLFLNTAKGCLVEYATFRQYMMELPKNAPQKLNFREMRQGLIALGRHCVGSRFETDLYESATNELMANHSVQTGRKIYGVDSFSLTSVSGTTATLLQERASERWIQWLGLESDYHCSSSTANAGDVAGEASSDHRKILRVTRKRPREPKSTNDILVAGQKLFGSSFEFRDLHQSRLCYEIYMADTPSVAVQASPGYGKTELFHLPLIALASKGDVKYVSFLFVPYTVLLANCMIRLSRGGCLNVAPVRNFIEEGYYGVTDLYVGIYDDLASAKFTDRIAAWDNIVECTFRTNNVKLGYLIVDEFHNFETEVYRQSQFEGIANLDFDAFEKAIFLSGTAPEAVADTALQRIGLTGLNKKSMDINELKRSEDLSRGLSSYPTQMFNLIKEKSEVPLGHVHKIRKKVESPPKEALKLLLALFEVEPESKAIVVASTTNQVEELACSWREYFRVVWIHGKLGAAEKVSRTEEFVTDGSMRVLIGTKLVTEGIDIKELMMVITLDNRLNIIELIQGMGRLRDGGLCYILSRKNSWAARNRRGELSPIKEGCITEQVREFYGLESKKGKKGQHVGCCGSRTDLSADTVELIERMDRLAENEATVSALPSSSQERNSSDRYREYCSSDEDSNAGIHDGTTADTADSANASANASANASANASANASANASANASANASANASANASANASANASANASANASANASANASANASANASANEDANTGGNAESNRIHPVTDIIKEPYKRKGSQMVFLERKKLKAQFPNTSENTNVLEFLGFRSDEIKHLFLYGIDIYFCPEGVFTQYGLCKGCQKMFELCVCWPRQKVSYRSIAWEALAVERMLRNDEEYKEYLENIEPYHGDPVGYLKFFSVKKREIYSQIQRNYAWYLAITRRRETISVLDSTRGKQGSRVFRMSGRQIEELYFEAWSNLRESKTGVLQYFLNWDEKKCQEEWEAKDATVVVEALEKLGVFQRLRSMTSAGLQGPQYVKLQFGRHHQRLRSRYELSLGMHLRDQTALGGTPSKLPHWTPFLSMLIGLFYNKIFRQRLEYLLEQISEVWLLPHWLDLANVEVLAADNTRVPLYMLMVAVHKELGSDDVPDGKIDILLCRDSSREVGE